From the genome of Geobacter sp. SVR, one region includes:
- a CDS encoding class I SAM-dependent methyltransferase, with translation MRTIDLELDDIIAITSAPANPEERQMLDRLARIDSLIQPKEALALFRLCRRLSEPAQLLEIGSFQGASTVALGHAILGKNTNIFCIDKWADYLQQKDFQDFGRERIADDMKIMRNFIANTLFIDKQLRMLRGESKDFEQMLKGQMFDFIFIDGAHDYESVAKDIRIAFSALKPGGFLCGHDYHNMGHGVREAVNKVIVSAETIPIKGCIKETTLWFAVIDEPQYEHMIAEIYSLHDSGDISGALQVALKANTAYKNDELPNIISNLKLELYKTEHH, from the coding sequence ATGAGAACAATAGATCTGGAATTGGATGACATCATCGCCATAACATCAGCTCCTGCCAATCCTGAAGAACGGCAGATGCTTGACCGGCTGGCCCGCATTGACAGTCTGATTCAACCGAAAGAAGCGCTTGCGCTGTTCAGGCTTTGCAGAAGACTCTCGGAGCCTGCGCAACTGCTGGAGATAGGGTCATTCCAGGGCGCTTCCACGGTTGCCTTGGGACATGCCATTCTGGGCAAAAATACGAATATATTCTGCATTGATAAATGGGCAGATTATCTCCAGCAGAAGGATTTTCAGGATTTCGGGCGAGAGCGTATTGCTGACGATATGAAGATAATGAGAAACTTTATCGCCAATACCCTGTTTATTGATAAGCAGCTTCGCATGTTACGGGGGGAATCCAAAGATTTTGAACAGATGCTCAAAGGGCAAATGTTCGATTTTATTTTTATAGACGGAGCCCATGATTATGAATCGGTGGCAAAAGATATCAGAATTGCCTTCTCTGCTTTGAAGCCGGGCGGATTCCTGTGTGGACACGATTACCACAACATGGGACATGGTGTCCGAGAAGCGGTGAATAAAGTTATTGTATCCGCAGAAACCATACCCATTAAAGGTTGCATAAAGGAAACCACTCTGTGGTTTGCGGTAATTGACGAGCCACAGTATGAACATATGATAGCTGAAATTTACAGTCTCCATGACTCCGGTGACATATCCGGGGCTTTACAGGTCGCACTGAAAGCCAATACCGCATACAAAAACGATGAGCTGCCGAATATAATTTCCAATTTGAAATTGGAGTTGTATAAAACCGAGCACCACTAG
- a CDS encoding class I SAM-dependent methyltransferase — protein sequence MDFSLRSLSRFLNFLDSLEGETYAEAPSPLHENVSKQAMEHLFATCAIPPRARVLDVGCGQGVALIPFRQRGCIATGVTLNDTDLAACRAQGFDVRKMDQSFLEFGDGSFDVVWARHVVEHSIMPYYTLVEFRRVLRPGGFLYLEVPGVTAVKHEHNRNHYSVLGQEMWLALLERSGFSVRERMSYFLKVADGMADEYWGFFCLNPEAERQ from the coding sequence ATGGACTTTTCACTCCGTTCACTGAGCCGTTTTCTGAATTTCCTGGATAGCCTCGAAGGAGAGACGTACGCCGAAGCGCCATCTCCTTTACACGAGAACGTCAGCAAACAGGCAATGGAGCATCTTTTTGCCACCTGCGCCATTCCTCCCCGCGCCCGAGTTCTAGACGTGGGCTGTGGTCAGGGGGTTGCGTTGATCCCCTTTCGGCAGCGGGGATGCATTGCAACGGGCGTGACCCTCAATGATACCGATCTGGCGGCTTGCCGTGCACAGGGGTTCGATGTCCGTAAGATGGACCAATCTTTCCTGGAGTTCGGGGACGGCTCCTTTGATGTGGTATGGGCACGGCACGTGGTGGAGCACAGTATCATGCCTTATTACACACTCGTGGAGTTCCGGCGCGTTCTGCGGCCCGGTGGCTTTTTGTACCTTGAGGTTCCGGGAGTCACCGCCGTCAAGCACGAGCACAACCGGAACCACTACAGTGTGCTTGGTCAGGAAATGTGGCTGGCGTTACTGGAACGCAGTGGCTTCAGTGTCAGGGAGAGGATGAGCTACTTCCTGAAGGTCGCCGATGGCATGGCTGACGAATATTGGGGTTTTTTCTGTCTTAATCCGGAAGCGGAGCGGCAATGA
- the flaF gene encoding flagellar biosynthesis regulator FlaF has product MQQHALNTYNTMQKENLSGRELEASVLSRAGLMLKQVQDNWDAPDMHQKLMEAIKFNQKVWSFFQAELSDPENPLPRNIRQDILNLSIFIDKRLFEVMAVPDREKLSIVVDINFNLAAGLRTKPE; this is encoded by the coding sequence ATGCAACAACACGCTCTGAATACCTACAATACCATGCAGAAAGAGAACTTGTCCGGCCGCGAGTTGGAGGCCTCGGTTCTGAGCCGCGCCGGCCTGATGCTGAAGCAGGTACAGGACAATTGGGATGCACCCGATATGCATCAAAAATTGATGGAAGCCATCAAATTCAACCAGAAGGTCTGGAGCTTTTTCCAGGCTGAATTGTCCGATCCGGAGAACCCCCTCCCCAGGAACATCAGGCAAGACATCCTCAATCTCAGCATCTTCATCGACAAGCGACTCTTCGAGGTCATGGCTGTTCCTGACCGCGAAAAGCTGTCCATCGTCGTAGACATCAATTTCAATCTCGCCGCAGGCCTGCGAACCAAACCGGAATAA
- a CDS encoding tetratricopeptide repeat protein translates to MATGWTTGGTDAFTALSLQESVREGVANSALSAGITYYSQKKYALAERAFKQASALNPAMPQAYTYLGYAQREQGKRQDAVKSLTLSLKVDKTQDQVYTDLANLYIDLKKPADAEKTLQNAVKENDQHTPAYYILGQLQAQRKDYVDAEKQFRKVIKLEPKDGNGYYALGMALNGQGRSSDAISVLKKAISLKKNFVPALSELGMAYAATGDTTNAKKQVDLLNKISTSDARLAAMNLTNTLTKPGISYINQSGTTLPMALPTMSLALLDATKLNMAGTSMDFSVKIAFNSDMDADSVKNIANWVISKASGGTGGLYNNGIYRSTDVAIPVLPKMVTYDPVNREARLVFTLNQHSSILTNDTVYNRAVFVNGQPVAAGTTIPAGTTVVDGTIDPSHLVFKFNGTDANGDAMDPDADEINGFSGSPF, encoded by the coding sequence ATGGCAACCGGCTGGACAACTGGCGGAACCGATGCGTTCACTGCACTCTCGCTCCAGGAAAGCGTCCGTGAGGGTGTTGCCAATTCCGCCCTTTCCGCAGGCATCACTTACTACTCTCAGAAAAAGTACGCTCTGGCCGAACGGGCCTTCAAACAGGCGTCGGCCTTGAATCCTGCTATGCCGCAGGCCTACACCTATCTTGGATATGCCCAGAGAGAGCAGGGAAAACGGCAGGATGCAGTAAAGTCCCTGACCCTGTCGCTCAAGGTCGATAAAACACAGGATCAGGTTTACACCGATCTTGCCAATCTCTACATCGATTTGAAGAAGCCCGCGGACGCAGAAAAAACCCTGCAGAACGCCGTAAAGGAAAATGACCAGCATACTCCGGCATACTATATCCTGGGGCAGTTACAGGCACAACGGAAGGACTACGTTGATGCCGAAAAACAATTCCGCAAGGTCATCAAGCTCGAGCCTAAGGACGGCAACGGTTACTATGCCTTGGGAATGGCATTGAACGGCCAGGGACGCTCCAGCGATGCGATCAGTGTTCTGAAAAAGGCAATTTCACTGAAAAAAAATTTTGTCCCCGCACTTTCCGAGTTGGGAATGGCCTATGCCGCAACCGGGGATACGACAAATGCCAAGAAACAGGTCGATCTGCTGAACAAGATCAGCACCTCCGATGCCCGGCTTGCTGCCATGAATCTTACCAATACACTTACGAAACCGGGCATTTCCTATATCAATCAATCGGGCACCACATTGCCGATGGCATTACCCACCATGTCCCTTGCCCTTCTTGATGCGACAAAATTGAACATGGCCGGCACAAGCATGGACTTTTCGGTGAAGATTGCATTCAACAGCGACATGGATGCCGATTCTGTGAAAAATATAGCCAATTGGGTAATTTCAAAGGCTTCTGGAGGGACGGGAGGGCTGTACAACAACGGCATTTACAGGTCTACCGACGTTGCAATCCCCGTCCTGCCCAAGATGGTTACGTACGATCCGGTCAACAGAGAAGCTCGCTTGGTATTCACACTGAACCAGCATTCCTCGATCCTTACCAATGATACGGTCTACAACAGGGCCGTCTTTGTGAACGGTCAGCCCGTTGCGGCCGGAACAACCATTCCGGCGGGAACCACTGTGGTCGACGGAACCATTGACCCTTCTCATCTTGTGTTCAAGTTCAACGGCACGGATGCTAATGGCGATGCAATGGATCCGGATGCCGATGAGATCAACGGCTTTAGCGGAAGCCCATTCTGA
- a CDS encoding glycosyltransferase: MNIWLSYVNYPITTAVYFERALRRQYRVTTIGPRFPHELIDRWQLQNMKLALTDHDIPTDFTPDMGAVLASIPAGEQPDLYLWIESVGGHYPTNLEALPCPRACYLIDSHLDNISWHLEWAQRFDCVFIAQREYLPRFRQVHPNVHWLPLACDPGIHAKLDLPKCHDVGFVGSLVLNPRRQQLLQSLEEKVQLHYERCFWDEMARVFSASRIVFNNAVNHDLNMRVFEVMATGTLLLTDRARQSGLEELFRDGEELALYRCDAEVEDVVRFYLNNPELRELVAARGREVVLKAHTYDHRVADLVAVAQGSKPTTCSAGELRERSTGGLGTLFGTAVTPRIDFSGQSRSFVIPVLDYSPASEFNITTLLKDLENIPGDVLVVFNDEAVAAELKGHPRITRAAVMTENIGVARAWNVGIEMAATPFVFILNADLHVEREAVEVMEQGLRTLERAACVGPQGSFVNLRLTRDYLYFGQGEFDAPVEVDAVSGFLFAVKREHFGPAGLRFEDAYTPCYFEEWDLGLQIRRAGLKSYVVPTSAYTHHWSGSIAARREIACMGRSETPQEILGRNRLLFLAKWREIGRGEGTDLLLESGIGHYGRQLILKLLQSGRGTEAEQAILNLAAAAPYRADLQGMAGFVLGHLGRAVEALPYLKQTVRLDGSFDVEGLVNGLVVELEEMRS, from the coding sequence ATGAATATCTGGCTTTCCTACGTCAACTATCCGATCACCACTGCCGTTTATTTTGAGCGGGCGCTGCGGCGACAATACCGGGTCACCACCATCGGCCCGCGCTTTCCCCATGAGCTGATCGATCGTTGGCAACTCCAGAATATGAAGCTGGCGCTGACCGACCACGATATCCCCACGGACTTCACCCCGGACATGGGGGCTGTTCTGGCTTCAATTCCGGCAGGGGAGCAACCTGACCTCTACCTCTGGATAGAATCGGTGGGAGGGCATTACCCTACAAATCTGGAGGCGCTTCCCTGCCCCCGGGCCTGTTACCTGATCGACTCCCACCTGGACAACATCTCATGGCACCTGGAATGGGCGCAACGCTTCGACTGCGTTTTCATCGCCCAACGCGAGTACCTCCCCCGCTTCAGGCAGGTACACCCCAATGTCCATTGGCTGCCCCTGGCGTGCGATCCCGGAATTCATGCAAAACTCGATCTGCCCAAATGTCATGATGTCGGCTTTGTCGGGAGTCTTGTTCTTAATCCGCGCCGGCAGCAGTTGCTGCAGAGCCTTGAAGAAAAGGTACAACTCCACTACGAACGATGCTTCTGGGATGAAATGGCCCGTGTTTTTTCCGCCTCCCGGATCGTCTTCAACAACGCCGTCAACCATGATCTCAACATGCGGGTTTTCGAGGTCATGGCGACCGGTACCCTGCTGCTTACCGACAGGGCACGGCAAAGCGGTCTTGAGGAACTGTTCCGGGATGGAGAGGAACTTGCCCTCTACCGTTGTGATGCCGAGGTGGAGGATGTGGTCCGGTTCTATCTGAACAATCCTGAATTGAGGGAGCTGGTTGCCGCACGGGGGAGAGAGGTGGTGCTGAAGGCCCACACCTATGATCATCGCGTTGCCGATCTCGTGGCCGTGGCCCAAGGGAGCAAACCGACGACCTGCTCCGCCGGCGAGTTGCGTGAACGTTCCACTGGCGGTCTGGGTACGCTTTTCGGCACCGCTGTCACTCCCCGGATCGATTTCAGCGGCCAGAGTCGGAGTTTCGTCATCCCGGTACTGGACTACTCGCCGGCCAGTGAGTTCAATATAACTACCCTCTTAAAGGATCTGGAAAACATACCCGGCGACGTGCTGGTGGTTTTCAACGATGAAGCGGTCGCAGCCGAGCTTAAGGGGCATCCCCGCATTACACGCGCTGCAGTCATGACCGAAAATATCGGCGTGGCCAGGGCCTGGAACGTAGGGATCGAGATGGCGGCGACCCCCTTTGTCTTCATCCTCAATGCCGATCTGCATGTGGAGCGTGAAGCGGTCGAGGTGATGGAGCAGGGACTGCGCACCCTGGAGCGGGCGGCCTGTGTCGGTCCTCAGGGATCGTTCGTCAACCTTCGTCTGACCAGGGACTACCTCTACTTCGGGCAGGGTGAATTCGATGCACCGGTGGAGGTGGATGCGGTCTCCGGGTTCCTGTTTGCCGTCAAGCGCGAACATTTTGGTCCGGCCGGCCTTCGTTTCGAAGATGCCTATACTCCTTGTTATTTCGAAGAATGGGACCTGGGATTGCAGATCAGACGCGCGGGCCTCAAGAGCTACGTTGTCCCGACCAGTGCCTACACGCATCACTGGAGCGGTTCGATCGCCGCCAGGCGCGAAATCGCCTGCATGGGACGCAGCGAGACTCCCCAGGAGATTCTGGGGCGAAACAGGCTCCTGTTTCTGGCAAAGTGGCGTGAAATAGGCCGGGGAGAGGGAACCGATCTGCTGCTGGAGAGCGGCATCGGGCACTACGGCCGGCAACTGATCCTGAAGCTGCTGCAATCGGGGCGGGGGACAGAGGCTGAACAGGCCATCCTGAACCTTGCCGCGGCCGCCCCTTACCGGGCAGATCTCCAGGGAATGGCAGGTTTTGTCCTGGGGCATCTCGGGCGGGCAGTGGAGGCGCTTCCATATCTCAAGCAGACAGTGCGGCTGGATGGTTCGTTCGATGTAGAAGGGTTAGTGAACGGGCTTGTGGTTGAGTTGGAAGAGATGCGGTCCTGA
- a CDS encoding tetratricopeptide repeat protein has translation MKSIPQFPDEREARTLENILREAESFHAAGDHLRAASLYRAILAENPRLSRTAYNLGNILKDQEQYAEAEEWFCKALAAEPDLVEAALNQAFCLQEQGRISESIAACGELVRQHPELPDPRFNLACLRLLNGELPGGWSDYELRFFTQQPVMNRHAAIPRWDGIICPGLRLLVHTEQGYGDALQMIRYLPLLTRAGLRIWLETSTPLAPLLERLPGLEGCLLRGVPLPPVDAQVPIMSLPGLMRTTLETIPPLPQLEPDEELVDRMAELLPAGGALRVGLAWAGRLDLPVNRKRSCPAPLIATLLDIPDITFVSLHQETPEQFSLVDPRLLNLEGELHDFHHTAALIANLDLVVTIDTAVAHLAGTLGKPTWLLLPFVPDWRWLLECEDSPWYPSMRLLRQPHAGDWETPLSEVGRELAGRLPQAVQALINLGAALDNRGRHEEALACYQAAIARDGDMAIAHYNMGNTLKNLKHIDQAQHAYERALELDPRIPEAHHNLAIIHQELGELQKAHRRIDLALELRPRFSDALHTRGELLQAEERFEEAVEAFQAALRINPRGARTWNSLGIVYQSAEHDREAEICYRQALEHDPDHLHALNNLGAVCLSLGRPEEGIEHLQRLVALTPDYADGHWNLSCCLLACGRYREGWGEYEWRWRKHSPIQERHRHIPLWDGSPLAGRTILLWAEQGFGDTIQFIRFVSLVAKQAERVVIECQSSALTLLLESAVGAGAVIARGEPLPDVDCQAPLLSLPRLLGITLETLPSSIPYLGTPEGRRRRWANLIPAGEHFRAGLVWGGRQTLRNRRRSCRLDDFAPLGRLAGITWYSLQVGDQAVEAATPPPGMALRDLTPHIADFADTAAIMERLDLIVTIDTSVAHLAGAMGKPVIVLLPVAADWRWLTGREDSPWYPTMRLLRQEVDGGWEQVIDRLSRELEMIAARRGNPEVAVCLERGDSCRQEEAWEEAHRWYLLALARDPLDWLACLRAGASLIFLNRHAEAKVHLQRAIELAPEEADAHVNLAIAHLATGCLREGWEEFEWRRRYIGGSIPSIPELPPLKPGERLEGATILVHMEQGFGDMLQFVRYVPLLAGLGGRVVLSVPQELVRLFHSCAGIELIVPHGEHLPATDFQTLLMSLPHLMAAVAQPEATDVPYLAAEPQMVEEWRCRLEGLEGVRIGLAWQGRDMNKSGYRRSLSLEQLAPLLAMPGCSFVTLLPGSSAEAAAYGTICDCSPYLGDFADTAALIANLDLVITIDTAVAHLAGALGRACWVALLHAPDWRWHPFDRKQSGWYPSLRLFRQAAPGEWGGVVSDLCAALKPEILIRRGNELGSQGRRQEAIELFQEAAAVPDPSAAAWLNLGIYLDAEGRTAEGRDALKRAVALDPAYPEAYQNLGLLHQALGELAEAYICFRRALSLRPGYDTALWNLGLLQLLLGEYREGFKNIEARFRKTDPISLRHADLPCWNGEDIRGKTLLVHAEQGYGDTIQFLRYVPLLAERGTRVSVEVQDERLRGLANSVRGVERVIIRGESCPATDFQIPMISLAHVFGTVSETIPSASYCTPDEEKSDRWRERLESYRGLKIGLVWAGSRTLKADKKRSIPFRQFGALLDVQGVTFFSLQIGPDALTPEGARISGNSITDLTPYIHDFSDTAAFIANLDLVISVDTATAHLAGALGKPVWVLAYDPPEWRWMRDREDTPWYPSMRLFRQDRSQEWPPVLERVRRELAYAASHAVVSHDGRETP, from the coding sequence TTGAAGTCAATTCCACAATTCCCCGACGAGAGGGAGGCGCGAACCCTGGAGAATATCCTGAGGGAGGCAGAGAGTTTCCACGCCGCCGGAGACCATCTGCGCGCCGCCAGCCTTTATCGGGCTATCCTGGCCGAAAATCCCCGCCTCTCCCGTACCGCCTATAACTTGGGAAATATCCTCAAGGATCAGGAACAATACGCTGAGGCGGAGGAATGGTTTTGCAAAGCTCTGGCTGCGGAACCGGACCTTGTCGAGGCAGCGCTGAATCAGGCCTTCTGCCTGCAGGAACAGGGCAGGATCAGTGAATCTATCGCCGCTTGCGGTGAATTGGTCCGCCAGCATCCTGAACTTCCTGATCCGCGCTTCAACTTGGCCTGCCTGCGTCTCTTGAACGGAGAGTTGCCGGGCGGATGGAGTGACTACGAACTCCGTTTTTTCACCCAACAGCCAGTTATGAATCGCCATGCCGCCATCCCCCGCTGGGACGGCATCATCTGTCCGGGTCTGCGGTTGCTGGTGCACACCGAACAGGGATACGGCGATGCCCTGCAGATGATCCGCTATCTGCCACTGCTCACACGCGCCGGTCTGCGTATCTGGCTGGAAACCAGCACCCCGCTCGCTCCCCTGCTGGAGCGGCTTCCGGGCCTGGAGGGCTGCCTGCTGCGCGGAGTGCCCCTGCCGCCGGTGGATGCCCAGGTCCCTATCATGAGCCTGCCGGGACTCATGAGGACCACCCTGGAGACAATTCCTCCCTTGCCGCAGCTTGAGCCAGACGAGGAACTGGTGGACCGCATGGCGGAGTTGCTGCCGGCGGGGGGCGCTCTGCGGGTGGGCTTGGCCTGGGCGGGCCGGCTCGATCTGCCCGTCAACCGCAAGAGGAGCTGTCCCGCTCCTCTGATCGCCACGCTCCTGGACATTCCGGACATCACCTTTGTGAGTCTGCATCAGGAAACTCCCGAGCAATTCAGCTTGGTGGATCCCCGGCTGCTCAATCTGGAGGGGGAACTCCATGATTTCCACCATACCGCCGCTCTGATTGCCAATCTCGATCTGGTGGTGACCATCGATACCGCTGTCGCCCACCTGGCTGGTACCCTGGGGAAGCCGACCTGGCTGTTGCTCCCCTTTGTGCCGGACTGGCGCTGGTTGCTGGAGTGCGAAGATTCTCCCTGGTATCCATCCATGCGTCTGTTGCGTCAGCCCCACGCGGGGGACTGGGAAACGCCGCTCTCCGAAGTGGGGCGGGAATTGGCCGGGCGCCTCCCCCAGGCTGTCCAGGCTCTCATAAATCTGGGGGCGGCTCTGGACAACCGTGGTCGCCACGAGGAAGCCCTGGCCTGCTATCAGGCGGCCATCGCCCGCGACGGGGACATGGCAATAGCCCATTACAACATGGGCAACACACTCAAGAACCTGAAGCACATCGACCAGGCCCAGCACGCCTACGAGCGCGCGCTGGAGCTGGATCCCCGCATACCGGAGGCGCATCACAATCTGGCGATCATTCATCAAGAGCTGGGCGAGCTGCAGAAGGCGCACCGTCGGATCGATCTGGCTCTGGAACTGCGCCCCCGCTTTTCCGATGCTCTTCACACCCGGGGAGAGCTGCTGCAGGCGGAGGAACGGTTCGAGGAGGCGGTTGAGGCCTTTCAGGCTGCATTACGGATCAATCCCCGGGGGGCCAGGACCTGGAATTCTCTCGGCATCGTCTATCAAAGCGCGGAGCATGACCGTGAGGCAGAGATCTGTTACCGTCAGGCGCTGGAGCACGATCCTGACCACCTGCACGCCCTCAACAACCTGGGGGCGGTCTGCCTTTCCCTGGGGCGGCCGGAGGAAGGGATCGAACATCTGCAGCGGCTTGTGGCGCTGACGCCCGATTATGCCGATGGTCACTGGAACCTGTCCTGCTGTCTGCTGGCTTGCGGCCGCTACCGGGAAGGGTGGGGGGAATACGAATGGCGCTGGCGCAAGCACAGTCCCATCCAGGAGCGGCACCGACACATCCCCCTCTGGGACGGCTCCCCTCTTGCCGGCCGCACCATCCTGCTTTGGGCCGAACAGGGATTCGGGGACACCATCCAGTTTATCCGTTTCGTCTCGCTGGTGGCGAAGCAGGCGGAGCGCGTCGTCATCGAATGTCAGTCTTCTGCATTGACTCTTCTGCTCGAATCCGCCGTCGGAGCCGGGGCGGTGATTGCCCGCGGAGAACCGTTGCCTGACGTGGACTGCCAGGCTCCTCTGCTTTCGTTGCCTCGCCTGCTGGGAATAACCCTGGAAACGCTCCCGTCATCGATCCCTTATCTGGGTACACCGGAGGGGCGGCGCAGGCGGTGGGCAAACCTGATCCCGGCGGGGGAACATTTCCGGGCAGGGCTGGTCTGGGGGGGGCGTCAGACTCTGCGCAACCGGCGCCGTAGCTGCCGCCTGGACGATTTTGCCCCCTTGGGAAGACTGGCCGGCATTACCTGGTACAGCCTTCAGGTGGGGGACCAGGCCGTGGAGGCAGCCACACCCCCGCCTGGAATGGCCTTGCGGGACCTGACCCCGCATATCGCCGATTTCGCCGATACGGCGGCCATCATGGAACGTCTGGACCTGATCGTCACGATCGACACCTCGGTGGCCCATCTGGCCGGTGCCATGGGCAAACCGGTCATCGTGCTGCTGCCGGTGGCGGCCGACTGGCGCTGGCTGACCGGACGGGAGGATTCCCCTTGGTATCCGACCATGCGCCTGCTGCGCCAGGAAGTGGACGGTGGCTGGGAGCAGGTCATTGATCGGTTGTCACGGGAGCTGGAGATGATCGCAGCGCGCCGAGGAAACCCCGAGGTCGCGGTTTGCCTGGAACGGGGCGACTCCTGCCGGCAGGAGGAGGCCTGGGAAGAGGCGCACCGGTGGTACCTTCTGGCTCTGGCCCGGGATCCGCTGGATTGGCTGGCCTGCCTCCGCGCAGGCGCCTCGCTGATTTTTCTCAACCGCCATGCCGAAGCCAAGGTGCATTTGCAACGGGCCATCGAACTGGCCCCTGAAGAGGCCGATGCCCATGTCAACTTGGCCATCGCCCATCTGGCTACCGGCTGCCTGCGCGAGGGGTGGGAGGAGTTCGAATGGCGCAGGCGCTACATCGGCGGCTCCATTCCCTCCATCCCGGAACTTCCCCCGCTCAAGCCGGGAGAACGCCTGGAAGGGGCTACCATTCTCGTGCATATGGAGCAGGGCTTCGGTGACATGCTGCAGTTTGTACGCTATGTTCCGTTGCTGGCCGGGTTGGGTGGCCGGGTCGTCCTCTCCGTGCCGCAGGAGCTTGTGCGGTTGTTCCACTCCTGCGCCGGAATAGAGCTGATCGTCCCCCACGGAGAGCATCTGCCTGCCACGGACTTCCAAACGCTGTTGATGAGCCTGCCCCATCTGATGGCCGCAGTTGCCCAACCGGAGGCGACCGACGTACCGTATCTTGCTGCCGAACCGCAGATGGTGGAGGAGTGGCGATGCCGGCTGGAAGGGCTGGAAGGCGTGAGAATCGGCCTGGCCTGGCAGGGACGCGACATGAACAAGAGCGGTTATCGCCGCTCCCTTTCGCTGGAACAACTGGCTCCCCTGCTGGCCATGCCGGGCTGTTCCTTCGTCACCCTGCTGCCGGGGAGCTCGGCCGAAGCCGCCGCTTATGGCACCATCTGCGACTGTTCCCCGTACCTCGGCGATTTCGCCGATACCGCGGCTCTGATCGCCAATCTCGACCTCGTGATCACCATTGACACCGCCGTTGCCCATCTGGCCGGAGCGCTGGGCCGGGCCTGCTGGGTAGCGCTGCTCCACGCTCCGGACTGGCGCTGGCATCCGTTCGACCGGAAACAAAGCGGATGGTATCCCTCGCTGCGTCTCTTCCGTCAGGCAGCCCCTGGCGAATGGGGCGGGGTTGTGTCAGATCTCTGCGCTGCCTTGAAGCCGGAAATTCTTATCCGGCGCGGCAATGAGCTGGGGAGCCAGGGACGCCGACAGGAGGCCATCGAACTGTTCCAGGAGGCGGCTGCCGTTCCCGACCCTTCGGCCGCGGCATGGCTCAACCTGGGGATTTATCTGGATGCCGAAGGCCGGACCGCCGAGGGACGGGACGCCCTGAAACGGGCTGTGGCGCTTGATCCTGCCTACCCGGAGGCCTACCAGAACCTGGGGCTCTTGCACCAAGCCCTCGGGGAACTGGCCGAAGCCTACATCTGCTTCCGCCGCGCCCTGAGCTTGCGACCCGGTTATGACACGGCTCTCTGGAATCTGGGCCTGCTGCAATTGCTGCTGGGGGAATACCGTGAGGGCTTCAAAAATATCGAGGCGAGGTTCCGCAAGACCGATCCCATCTCCCTGCGTCATGCCGATCTGCCCTGCTGGAATGGGGAGGATATCCGCGGAAAAACTTTGCTGGTTCATGCCGAGCAGGGCTATGGCGATACCATCCAGTTCCTCCGTTATGTGCCGCTCCTGGCAGAGCGGGGCACCCGGGTCTCCGTCGAGGTGCAGGACGAGCGTCTGAGGGGGCTGGCTAACAGCGTGCGTGGCGTGGAGCGAGTGATTATCCGGGGCGAGTCTTGCCCGGCAACAGATTTTCAGATACCGATGATAAGCTTGGCGCACGTCTTCGGCACTGTGTCGGAAACCATCCCCTCGGCATCCTACTGCACACCGGATGAGGAAAAGTCAGATCGCTGGCGGGAACGCCTGGAATCCTACCGGGGCCTTAAGATCGGCCTGGTCTGGGCGGGCAGCAGGACATTGAAAGCCGATAAGAAGCGTTCGATTCCTTTCCGGCAGTTCGGTGCACTCCTGGATGTCCAGGGAGTTACCTTCTTCAGCCTCCAGATCGGTCCCGATGCCCTCACCCCCGAAGGTGCCCGGATCAGCGGCAATTCCATTACGGATTTGACCCCGTATATCCATGATTTCAGCGATACTGCCGCGTTTATTGCCAATCTAGACCTGGTCATATCGGTCGATACGGCTACCGCACATCTGGCGGGAGCGTTGGGAAAACCGGTATGGGTCCTGGCATACGATCCTCCCGAATGGCGCTGGATGCGGGACCGTGAGGACACCCCCTGGTATCCTTCCATGCGCCTCTTCCGGCAGGATCGGTCACAAGAATGGCCCCCTGTCCTGGAAAGAGTGCGGCGTGAACTCGCATATGCTGCGTCGCATGCCGTAGTTTCGCACGACGGCAGGGAGACACCATAG